In the genome of Streptomyces sp. SLBN-118, the window ACCGGTCGGCCCCTTCTGCGCGGCTGCGCGCGACCCGCGGCTCGGAATGACCGGGGCGCCCGGCGCGCGCAAGCTGGAATTAGCCCTCGATCTACGAGGGCACGTGTACGAAGGAGCTGACAGCCATGACGACGACTCCGGCGGCGTACGACCCGGTGAGAGTGGACGCGGTGCTCGACGCACCGCTGTCACGCTGGCTCTGGCTGCTGAAATGGCTGATGCTGATCCCGCACTACATCGTGCTGTGCTTCCTCTGGATCGGTTTCTTCCTGGTCAGTGTGGTCGCCTTCTTCGCCATTCTGTTCACGGAGCGCTACCCACGGCCGCTGTTCGACTTCAGCGTCGGAGTGCTCCGCTGGACCTGGCGGGTCTCGTACTACGGATACGGGGCGCTGGCCACCGACCGTTACCCACCGTTCAGCCTGGGCGAGGAACCCGGCTATCCGGCCCGCCTGGACATCGCCTACCCGGAGCGGCTGTCCCGCGGCCTGGTGCTGGTGAAATGGTGGCTGCTCGCCATCCCGCACTACATCGTGATCGCCTTCTTCGTGGGCGGCTTCCACGCGGGCTGGTGGGACGGCGGCCTGGTCGGCGTGCTCGCCATCATCGCGGCCGTCATCGTCGCCTTCAGGGAGAAGTACCCGCGGGACCTGTTCGATCTCGTCATGGGTCTCGACCGGTGGGTTCTGCGGGTCGCCGCGTACGCGACCCTGCTGACCGACGTGTACCCGCCCTTCAGGCTCGACATGGGCGGTACCGACCCGGCACCCGTGCGCTGAGCGTGCGCGGGGTGGACCTTGACCTCCGCCTGGCAGGTCTCCGGCCGAAACCCGGGCCGTTCGGCCCCTGCGCCGTGTGAGGTACCGCCTCACACTGGAGGCATCGGGCACGTATCGGACCTGGGAGGTTGTGATGAACGCCGACACGACCATGGATACGGTCACCGCGCCCCTGTTGCTCGACCAGGCGCTGCCGGACTTCCGGTTCACCCGCCTCGAGTGCGTGATGATCACCGCCCCGCCCTCTGCGGTGTACGAAGCCACGCGCGAGCTGGACCTGCTCACCATTCACGCACCGCTGTTCGACGCGGTCATGTGGGTGCGCGGGATGCCGTACCGGCTTCGCAGCCGCCCCATGCCCACGCCGCCGACGATGCGGGTGGCCGATCTCTTCGACGTCGCCGGCAAGCGTGACCAGGACCAGCCCTGGGTGGCGCTCGGCGAGAGTCCACGACGGGAACTCGTCTTCGGAGCCGTCGGCAAGGTATGGAAGCCCGCCATCGAATGGCACCGGATCGAGCCGGAGGCGTTCGCCGCCTTCGACGAGCCCGGCTGGGCGAAGATGGCGGCCGCTTTCACCATTCATCCGTACGGCACGCAGCGCTCCCTGCTGGTCTACGAGGCGCGCACCGTCTGCACCGACCCGGCGTCCACGGCCCGCTTCGGCCGCTACTGGACGCTCGTCTCACCGGGTGTCGGCATCGTTCTGCGCACCGCGCTGCGGTCGGTCAGGACGGCCGTGGAACACCGGGACAAGCCAGGACCCGTCCGAGTGGAAAGCGCGGAAAGGGATGAGACGTGATGCGTGTCGTCGTTGTGCGGGCGGTGCCGCCCCCGCCATCGCCCGCAGGCTGAAGGGCCACGGCTGTCAACTCGCCGCGGAACCCGAGGCTTTCATCATCGAGGACACCGAGGGCTCGCTGCGCGAGGACGAGTTCGACCGGGCGAGGGCCCGGGGCGCTGCGCTCGACTGAGGCGACCCCTGCGCAGTCCGTGCCTCACGGGCGCCTTGCGCCGATACTGGGCTGGGCCGGCAGGCAGCCGCTCCACTCACCAGGAGGTACCCGTGAGGATGCTCATCAATGTGCCGGAGACCGTCGTCGCCGACGCCCTCCGCGGTATGGCGGCCGCACATCCCGAGTTGTCCGTCGATGTGGAGAACCGGGTGATCGTGCGGCGTGACGCTCCCGTCGCAGGAAAGGTCGGGCTGGTCTCCGGGGGCGGTTCGGGGCACGAGCCGCTGCACGGCGGCTTCGTCGGGCCCGGAATGCTCGCGGCGGCGTGCCCGGGAGAGGTCTTCACGAGTCCGGTGCCCGATCAGATGGTGCGGGCGGCCGCCGCCGTCGACAGCGGCGAGGGTGTGCTGTTCGTCGTCAAGAACTACACGGGCGACGTCCTCAACTTCGACATGGCCGCCGAGCTCGCAGAGGACGAGGGGGTACGCCTGGCCAAGGTGCTGGTGAACGACGATGTAGCGGTGACCGACAGCCTCTACACGGCCGGCCGGCGCGGTACCGGCGCCACTCTGTTCGTCGAGAAGATCGCCGGTGCGGCCGCCGAGGAGGGCGCGCCGCTGGAGCGCGTCGAGTCGATCGCCCGGCAGGTCAACGAGAACTCCCGAAGCTTCGGCGTCGCGCTCAGCGCCAGTACGACGCCCGCGAAAGGCAGCCCGACCTTCGATCTCCCGCCGGGCGAGCTGGAGTTGGGCATCGGCATTCACGGCGAGCCGGGCCGCGAGCGGCGCCCGATGATGACCTCGCGCGAGATCGCGGACTTCGCCGTCAACGCGGTGCTCGAGGATCTGCCTCCCACCTCTCCGGTGATCGTGCTCGTCAATGGCATGGGCGCCACTCCGCTGCTGGAGCTGTACGGCTTCAACGCCGAGGTGCAGCGGGTGCTGAGCGAGCGCCGGGTGCCCGTCGTCCGTACCCTCGTCGGGAACTATGTGACGTCACTCGACATGGCGGGTTGTTCGGTGACGCTCTGTCAGGTCGACGAGGAGCTGCTGCGGTTGTGGGACGCGCCGGTTGAGACGCCGGCCCTGCGCTGGGGCCGCTGAACCACCAGCCCCCGTTCGACTCACCCCAGGGAGTTCATGTGCTCGACGCCGAATTCTTCCGTCGCTGGCTGACGGCAGCCGCGGCCCGTGTGGACCGTGAGGCGGACCGGCTGACCGAGCTGGACTCGGCGATCGGCGACGCCGACCACGGCACCAACATGCAGCGCGGATTCACCGCGGTGACGGCGGCCCTGGACAAGGAGTCGCCGCAGACGCCGGGAGCCGCACTGACCCTGGCGGGGCGGCAGTTGATCTCCACGGTGGGCGGAGCATCGGGCCCGTTGTACGGCACACTGCTGCGGCGTACGGGCAAGGCGCTCGGCGACGATGCCGAGGTGACGCCCTGTCAGCTCGCCGACGCCCTGCGCACGGGAGTGGCGGCGGTCGCGCAGCTCGGCGGGGCCAAGGCCGGGGACAAGACGATGCTGGACGCACTGGAGCCCGCTGTCGCAGCCCTCGGCGACAGCACCGAGTCGTTCGCAGCAGCACGCGAGGCGGCCGAGGCGGGCGCGCTCGCGACCGTACCGCTGCAGGCACGCAAGGGCAGGGCCAGCTATCTGGGCGAGCGCAGCATCGGGCACCAGGACCCGGGCGCGACCTCCTCGGCCCTGCTGATCGCGGCGCTCGCGGAGGTGGCGGGATGAGCCAGGGCAAACGGGTCGGGATCGTCCTGGTCTCGCACAGCAATGAGGTGGCGGCGGCCGTCGCCGAACTGGCCAAGGGGCTCGCGGGCGGCGGCCCGACCGCGCCCGTGGCCCCGGCGGGCGGAACCCCCGACGGCGGACTCGGCACCAGCTCGGAGCTGATCTCGGCGGCCGCGGCTTCGGTGGACGGTGGCGCGGGGGTGGCCGTACTCGTCGATCTGGGCAGTGCCGTACTGACGGTGAAGGCACTGCTGGCCGAGGGCGATGAACTCCCCAACGGGACACGGCTGGTGGACGCGCCGTTCGTGGAGGGCGCGGTGGCGGCGCTGGTGACCGCGTCGACGGGCGGGGATCTCGATGCCGTCGTGGCCGCGGCCTCGGAGGCGTACGGCTACCGGAAGGTGTGAGCCCAAAGCCCGGGCGCAGACAGCCGGCCCTCGTCACGATCGACAGGTCCGTGCGCCCATTGCCACAGCGGCTCGCGAAGGCGTACGAGTGCGGTGTCCTGCGCCCGGAAGGCTGACGGCACCGGGGAACACCTTCCAAAAGGGTGACGCCGTCACCCCGGTGGCCCCGGTCGTCGCTGCGCAGGCACCGGTTCGGCCGGGGCACCCTGGCATACCGCGTGACCTGGCACGACCGTGACAGCCGCGACGCCCGACGGGGCGACACACAGCCCCCGCGCACCCCGCGCCGCATGCGCCACCCCCGTCGGCCCACCTAGCGTCAGTCCCTACGAGGGGCATTTATCCCATTTCGCCGAACTTCCGCCATTGCTCCTCGGGAACTTGGAGAACTGACCATGCGTGCGATACATGTCCCCTCCCTCGTGCTGATCGGCACCGCCGCGCTGGCTCTCGGCACCCCGGCCGCCCTCGCCGACGACGGGGGCAGCATCACCTCGTTCGGCTCCACCATCACGCCCACGACTCAGTCGCCGGGCGACCCCGCACCCCTCAGCGGCACCGAGTGCGAGGCCGAGCCCGGCAACGCGGACTGCCTGGGCGAGGCGAGCACGAGCGTCGCCGACGGGTCGGACCTGTACGGCGGGCAGACCGGGAAGACTGGGCAGGCCGAGATGACGGACCCGACGGACGGGACCGACATGACAGGGAAGGCCGAGCCCTCCAAGCCCATGGAGCCCGTCGAGCCCGCATGGCCCGTCGAGCCCACCAAACCGGTCAAGCCCGTCAAGCCCGCCAAGCCCATCGGCGGCGTGAAGGGAGGCACCGGCGGCAGCTTCGCCGACCTGAGCCCCACACAGATCGGCGTCGGATCCGCTCTCATCGCGGGCGCGCTCGCCGGTGGAGGTGTCCTGATGCTGCGCCGCCCCAACGAGAACGGCAGCTGACACAAGGGGACGCCCATGCCCACATCCAGCAGACGCGGCACCTGGTTCACGCTCGCCTGCGTCCTGCTGCTCGGGCTCTTTCTCGTACGCAACGGAGCAGGTGAGGCGACCGGCGGCCCACCCCAGCCCCGCGCCGCCGCAGCCGCACACAAGAGCGCGGCCGAACCTCTGCCGGCCGCGCCCGGTCCACTCCCCCACTCCCTGCCGCGGCGGATCGTCGTTCCGTCGCTCCGGGTCGACGCCCCGCTGACCGCGGTCGGCCTCGACGCCGACGGCTGGGTCGATGCGCCACCGCTGCACAACGGCAATCTCGCCGGCTGGTACCGGGGCGGGGTCAGCCCCGGCGAACGGGGCACGTCCGTCGTCGTCGGCCATGTCGACAACCCGGCGGGCCCGGCCGTCTTCTACTCGCTCGGCTCGCTCCAGCGGGGCAGCCGTATCGAGATCCTGCGCGGCGACGGACGCATTGCGGTGTTCGCCGTCTACGCCGTCCAGGTGTTCGCCAAGAAGAACTTCCCCGCCGCCCAGATCTACCGGGACGCGCCTCGGCCGGAGCTGCGGGTCCTCACCTGCGGCGGCGGGTATGCGAAGAAGACCGGTTACGACGGGAACATCGTGGCGTTCGCCCGGCTGACCGAGGTGCGCTGAGGCCCTGCGGGGGGGGCCGCCCTGGCGCGGGCGTGCGACCGCGCCACCGCTGCCCTGTCAGTCCGGGCTGCCAGACTGCGGCCATGTCCGCTCCCCGTCGCCGCTGCCCCGTGTGCCGCCGTGAAATCGCCGTCGTAGCCGGGCGGTTCGCCCGCCATGACCCCGCGGGCGCGCGGACTGCGGCCGAGCTCGTCTCCTGTCCCGGGTCCCGGCGTCAGGCGCCGCTCGATCCGGCGCTGCAGCCGGATCTCGACGGCGCCGTCGTGCCGGATTTCCCGGGCCAGCTGCCCCTGTTCTGAGCCGCGTCGCTCGGCCGAGCTGCGCCCGCCCGCCATCCACAGGTCACTCTCCCCTCACCCGCGCGCCGAGCCCGCGGCGCCGTTGGCGCGCCGTCGCAGCGGGGATTTCCGTCAGGTTTCACCCCGGGTACGCCTGCCAGGCGCGACAGAAGCCCACCCACCAGGTACATTGGTCTACACCACTCGCGCTTCAGGGACAGGGATCTTCGTGGAAGTTGTCATCGTTCCGGACTCCGCCGCCGGCGGCGAGCTCATTGCCGACGCCATGGCCGACCTGCTGCGACGCAAGCCCGACGCTCTTCTGGGCGTTGCCACGGGATCAACTCCGCTGCCCGTCTACCAAGCCCTCGCGGCCAAGGTGCACGGCGGGGAGGTGGACGCCTCCCGGGCCAGGATCTGCCAGCTCGACGAGTACGTGGGACTGCCGTCCGGGCACCCCGAGTCCTACCGTTCGGTCGTGCTGCGCGAGGTCGTCGAACCCCTCGGCCTGACCGATGCCTCCTTCATGGGCCCCGACGGCACCGCCGAGGACGTCGCGGCCGCCTGCCTCGCCTATGACCGTGCGCTCGCCGGAGCCGGCGGCGTCGACCTCCAGCTGCTGGGGATAGGCACCGACGGCCACATCGGCTTCAACGAGCCCTGCTCCTCGCTCGCCTCCCGCACCCGGATCAAGACGCTGACCCAGCAGACCCGGCAGGACAACGCGCGGTTCTTCAACGGCCTCGACGAGGTCCCCCACCATGTGATCACCCAGGGCATCGGCACCATCCTGGAAGCCCGCCATGCGGTCCTGCTGGCCACCGGCGAGTCCAAGGCCGACGCCGTGGCGCTCGCCGTCGAGGGCCCGCTCTCCGCTCTGGTACCGGCATCGGCGCTGCAGCTCCACCCGCACGCCACGGTCGTCGTGGACGAGGCCGCGGCCTCCAGCCTCAAGCTCGCCGACTACTTCCGCGCCACGTATGCCGCCAAGCCCGACTGGCAGGGCATCTAGATTCTCTGGCCGGCCCCGGCCGGAAGAGGAATGTTTCGGTCGAGACATAATTTACGACTCAACGGCTCTACGCCGCCCATGAGTTGATACGGTGCGCTGGCTCAGCACTTTTTGACGCGCGTTCAGACGGCGCGCAACGAAGCCGCCCCCTGACCCCGCGCAGTCGGCCGGTGCTTCACAAGGGCGGCGGGGGATACCCATGAACGACGACATCGATGTGGTCAGAGCCAGCCTGGAGAGAGTCAGACGACGGGCCTCCCACGTGGTCCGCTACTTCTACGCGCACCTCTTCAACCGCCATCCGGAGCTGCGCCCGCTGTTTCCGGCCGTGATGGACGATCAGTACGAGCGTCTTTTCACGGCCCTGGTGCATGTCGTGGACCATCTCGACCACCCTGGTCTCCCCGCCCATCTCGAACGGCTCGGCCGGGATCACCGCAAGTTCGGGATAGTCGACGACGACTACGCGGCAGTGGGCGAGAGCCTGGTCGCCGCCGTCCGGTACCACAGCACGTTTTTCTGGGACGGCCGGACCGAAGCGGCCTGGAATCGGGTCTACAGGAGTGCCGCCGAGGCCATGACCGGCGGCGCCCGTCTGTCTCTCGCCGCGGGCGAGCCCGCCTCGTGGGAGGCCACGGTCGTCTCGCACCGGCTTCACGGCGGGCACACGGCTGTCATCCGTGCCGCTCCGTCGGCCCGCTACCCGTGGCTCCCCGGCCAGTACGCCACCATCGAACACCCCGATCTGCCGGGCGTGTGGCGGCCCTATTCCCTGGCGGGCCACCCCGACCGCGACCGTGTGCTCGAATTCCATGTCGGCCGGGTCGACGTAGGCCTGATGAGCAATGTGCTGTGCGACCGCACCGAGCCGGGCCAGATACTCCGGCTGGGCGGCGCCTCGGGATCCGCGCTGGCCCCGCCGCCCGGCACCCCGGCCGTCACCCTGATCGCCGCAGGTACGGGCTGGGCCCCGGTCAAGTCGGTCCTGGAGGAGTTACTTGCCCGCAAACCGGCGCCCCGTGTCCGTGTCGACGTCGTGGCGCGCGGCGAAGCCGACTTCTACGACGGCGGCGCACTGGTCGACCTGCTGCGCGCCCACCCCTGTCTCAGCGCCTACTGGTGGTACCAGGAGCGCGGCGAGGACATGACGCGGGCAGCGGAACGGCTGCACAGCAATCTGAGCGCGCGCCGGGAGCTGCGGGGCGAGACCGTCTATCTGTGCGGACCGGTGATGTTCGTCCAGGAGACGGCCGAGTTGCTGTACGAGTGCGGCTTACCTGCAGAATCGCTCATTCGCGATCCGCTGCCCACCTCCGTGCAGCAGCGCGGATACGTCTCCCACTCGGAACAGTTCCTCGATCCCCGCCCCGTCACCTGGATCGATCCCGAAGCCCGTACCCGCCCGCTCTCCCTCCCGGCGCCCTGGGCGTCGCCGGAGCCGGGGGCAGAGCCCGCGCCGGACGACGGCGACTGGTTCGAACCGCTCAGGAAACCGGCCAGAGCTCCGGGGTGTTAGGTCCTGTCCGGCCTGCAGTCTCGGGCTCCCGCCGGGCATGTTGGCACCGCCCCCACCGATAAGGCCGCCCGGGCACCGGGAAAGGTTCCCGACTTTCGATCAGCCGCCCAAGGGTGTATTCCGGAACGTAGCGGTGCCTCTGCGAGCCCACGTGGCTGACGGCGAAAGGCCGCCCCATGGAAAGACCTACCGGCGAGCCTTCCGGCTCCCCGCCCACGCACACATCCGCGGTGGGCGAGAAGGGACTCAAGCGCGGCGCCCTGAGCCTCGTGTCCTCCGTGGCCATCGGCCTCGCCTCGACAGCCCCCGCGTACAGTCTGGCCGCCACGCTGGGATTCATCGTCCTGGCCGTCGGGCTCCAGTCCCCGGTCGTGGTGATCCTGGGATTCGTCCCGATGCTCTTCATCGCGTACGCCTACAAGGCGATGAACCACGTGGACGCCGACTGC includes:
- a CDS encoding DUF4389 domain-containing protein, which gives rise to MTTTPAAYDPVRVDAVLDAPLSRWLWLLKWLMLIPHYIVLCFLWIGFFLVSVVAFFAILFTERYPRPLFDFSVGVLRWTWRVSYYGYGALATDRYPPFSLGEEPGYPARLDIAYPERLSRGLVLVKWWLLAIPHYIVIAFFVGGFHAGWWDGGLVGVLAIIAAVIVAFREKYPRDLFDLVMGLDRWVLRVAAYATLLTDVYPPFRLDMGGTDPAPVR
- the dhaK gene encoding dihydroxyacetone kinase subunit DhaK; this translates as MRMLINVPETVVADALRGMAAAHPELSVDVENRVIVRRDAPVAGKVGLVSGGGSGHEPLHGGFVGPGMLAAACPGEVFTSPVPDQMVRAAAAVDSGEGVLFVVKNYTGDVLNFDMAAELAEDEGVRLAKVLVNDDVAVTDSLYTAGRRGTGATLFVEKIAGAAAEEGAPLERVESIARQVNENSRSFGVALSASTTPAKGSPTFDLPPGELELGIGIHGEPGRERRPMMTSREIADFAVNAVLEDLPPTSPVIVLVNGMGATPLLELYGFNAEVQRVLSERRVPVVRTLVGNYVTSLDMAGCSVTLCQVDEELLRLWDAPVETPALRWGR
- the dhaL gene encoding dihydroxyacetone kinase subunit DhaL, with the translated sequence MLDAEFFRRWLTAAAARVDREADRLTELDSAIGDADHGTNMQRGFTAVTAALDKESPQTPGAALTLAGRQLISTVGGASGPLYGTLLRRTGKALGDDAEVTPCQLADALRTGVAAVAQLGGAKAGDKTMLDALEPAVAALGDSTESFAAAREAAEAGALATVPLQARKGRASYLGERSIGHQDPGATSSALLIAALAEVAG
- a CDS encoding PTS-dependent dihydroxyacetone kinase phosphotransferase subunit DhaM translates to MSQGKRVGIVLVSHSNEVAAAVAELAKGLAGGGPTAPVAPAGGTPDGGLGTSSELISAAAASVDGGAGVAVLVDLGSAVLTVKALLAEGDELPNGTRLVDAPFVEGAVAALVTASTGGDLDAVVAAASEAYGYRKV
- a CDS encoding class F sortase, with the translated sequence MPTSSRRGTWFTLACVLLLGLFLVRNGAGEATGGPPQPRAAAAAHKSAAEPLPAAPGPLPHSLPRRIVVPSLRVDAPLTAVGLDADGWVDAPPLHNGNLAGWYRGGVSPGERGTSVVVGHVDNPAGPAVFYSLGSLQRGSRIEILRGDGRIAVFAVYAVQVFAKKNFPAAQIYRDAPRPELRVLTCGGGYAKKTGYDGNIVAFARLTEVR
- the nagB gene encoding glucosamine-6-phosphate deaminase produces the protein MEVVIVPDSAAGGELIADAMADLLRRKPDALLGVATGSTPLPVYQALAAKVHGGEVDASRARICQLDEYVGLPSGHPESYRSVVLREVVEPLGLTDASFMGPDGTAEDVAAACLAYDRALAGAGGVDLQLLGIGTDGHIGFNEPCSSLASRTRIKTLTQQTRQDNARFFNGLDEVPHHVITQGIGTILEARHAVLLATGESKADAVALAVEGPLSALVPASALQLHPHATVVVDEAAASSLKLADYFRATYAAKPDWQGI
- a CDS encoding globin domain-containing protein, encoding MNDDIDVVRASLERVRRRASHVVRYFYAHLFNRHPELRPLFPAVMDDQYERLFTALVHVVDHLDHPGLPAHLERLGRDHRKFGIVDDDYAAVGESLVAAVRYHSTFFWDGRTEAAWNRVYRSAAEAMTGGARLSLAAGEPASWEATVVSHRLHGGHTAVIRAAPSARYPWLPGQYATIEHPDLPGVWRPYSLAGHPDRDRVLEFHVGRVDVGLMSNVLCDRTEPGQILRLGGASGSALAPPPGTPAVTLIAAGTGWAPVKSVLEELLARKPAPRVRVDVVARGEADFYDGGALVDLLRAHPCLSAYWWYQERGEDMTRAAERLHSNLSARRELRGETVYLCGPVMFVQETAELLYECGLPAESLIRDPLPTSVQQRGYVSHSEQFLDPRPVTWIDPEARTRPLSLPAPWASPEPGAEPAPDDGDWFEPLRKPARAPGC